A region from the Malus domestica chromosome 07, GDT2T_hap1 genome encodes:
- the LOC103411591 gene encoding ATP-dependent DNA helicase 2 subunit KU80, which translates to MARNKDGMVLLIDVSPSMHKALPEIEKVCSMLVEKKLIYNKYDEVGVVLFGTEDTENELTTEVGGYKHVVVLQNIKVVDGHLVETLQQLPRGTHEGDFLDAIIVGLDMLIKKYGETYKGKKRLCLITNAQFPTKFPQEGTKEEQVTTIAGHMNKHGMRMESIVVRGKLTGEADKNIMDENDHLLGIFSRKTCAKLVHVESPTSLLGALRTRKISPVTIFRGDLELSPKMKIKVWVYKKTSEEKFPTLKKYSEKAPPTDRFATHEVKVDFEYKSVEDPSKVVPPDQRIKGYRYGPQVIPISSAEWDAVKFKPEKSVKLLGFSDAKNIMRHYYMKDVNIFIPEPGNTRAILAVSALARAMKDMNKVAIMRCVWRQGQGNVVVGVLTPNVSDNDNIPDSFYFNVLPFAEDVREFQFPSFSNFPESWQPSEQQQEAADGLVKMLDLAPPGKEEALLPSLTPNPVLERFYRHLELKSRQPDAVVPPLDETLRTITEPDKELISQNKSIIDVFHSRFELKENPKLKKSSRRFLRDKPSGSKEGEDHLSITDGPNKVEKIGDTTPVQDFEAMISRRDSPKWVGKAIKDMKNKIHDLVEDSYEGDNYSKALECLIALRKGCILEQEPKEFNDFLCNLCKFCEEKALGSFCGFLASKELTLIPKREAIDSEVTDDEAKSFLVKSEPKLEAMIE; encoded by the exons ATGGCTCGAAACAAG GATGGTATGGTTTTGTTGATTGATGTTAGCCCGTCGATGCACAAAGCTCTTCCAGAGATCGAAAAAGTTTGCTCTATGCTAGTAGAGAAGAAG TTGATTTACAATAAATATGATGAAGTAGGAGTTGTATTGTTCGGAACCGAAG ACACTGAAAACGAACTGACAACGGAAGTGGGTGGATACAAGCATGTAGTGGTTTTACAAAATATCAAAGTTGTTGATGGGCATCTTGTTGAAACTCTACAACAACTCCCACGAGGAACTCATGAGGGTGATT TTCTTGATGCCATAATTGTTGGGTTGGATATGCTGATCAAGAAATATGGAGAAACATACAAAGGAAAGAAACGCCTTTGTCTGATTACAAATGCACAATTTCCTACTAAATTTCCGCAAGAGGGTACTAAAGAAGAACAAGTCACCACCATTGCCGGTCACATGAATAAACATGGTATGCGAATGGAAAGTATTGTTGTGAGAGGAAAACTTACTGGGGAAGCTGATAAAAACATAATGGATGAGAATGATCATCTATTGGGTATATTTTCAAGGAAAACGTGTGCAAAGTTGGTACATGTTGAGAGTCCAACTTCATTGCTAGGTGCTCTTAGAACTCGAAAAATATCTCCAGTTACAATATTCAGGGGTGATCTTGAGCTTAGCCCCAAAATGAAGATTAAG GTATGGGTTTACAAGAAAACATCGGAAGAGAAGTTTCCCACTCTGAAGAAATATTCTGAGAAAGCGCCTCCAACAGATAGATTTGCTACACATGAAGTCAAGGTGGACTTTGAGTATAAAAGTGTTGAAGATCCTAGTAAAGTTGTGCCTCCTGACCAGAGGATTAAGGGTTATCGTTATGGCCCTCAAGTTATTCCCATATCATCTGCTGAATGGGATGCTGTCAAGTTCAAGCCAGAAAAGAGTGTGAAACTTCTGGGATTTTCTGATGCTAAAAATATAATGCG ACATTATTACATGAAAGATGTCAATATTTTCATCCCTGAACCGGGTAATACGAGGGCCATTCTTGCTGTTTCTGCCCTAGCAAGAGCTATGAAAGATATGAATAAGGTGGCAATTATGCGCTGTGTTTGGAGACAAGGACAAGGAAATGTTGTTGTGGGGGTCTTAACACCTAATGTCTCGGACAATGACAATATC CCTGATTCATTTTACTTCAATGTACTCCCTTTTGCTGAGGATGTTAGGGAGTTTCAATTCCCATCTTTCAGTAACTTCCCGGAATCGTGGCAACCAAGTGAACAACAGCAAGAGGCTGCAGATGGCCTTGTCAAGATGCTTGACCTTGCACCACCTGGCAAAGAGGAGGCTCTGCTGCCTAGCTTAACCCCAAATCCTGTCCTTGAG CGCTTTTATCGTCACCTTGAGTTGAAGTCAAGGCAACCAGATGCAGTTGTACCTCCACTTGATGAAACTCTTAGGACGATTACTGAACCTGATAAAGAGCTTATTTCTCAAAACAAGTCTATTATTGATGTCTTTCATAGCCGGTTTGAACTCAAAGAGAACCCAAAG CTGAAGAAATCAAGTAGGCGATTTTTGCGAGATAAACCATCTGGGTCAAAGGAGGGGGAGGATCATCTTAGCATTACCGATGGACCTAATAAGGTTGAGAAAATTGGGGACACTACTCCTGTCCAGGATTTTGAAGCTATGATCAGTCGTAGAGATAGCCCAAAATGGGTTGGTAAAGCAATTAAggatatgaaaaataaaatacacgACTTAGTAGAGGACTCTTATGAAGGGGATAATTATTCAAAGGCATTGGAATGTTTAATTGCCCTCCGCAAGGGTTGTATCCTAGAGCAG GAACCAAAAGAGTTCAACGATTTCCTGTGCAATCTATGTAAATTCTGCGAGGAGAAAGCCCTTGGCAGTTTCTGTGGATTTCTTGCATCCAAGGAGCTCACGTTGATTCCCAAGAGAGAAGCTATAGACAG TGAAGTTACGGATGACGAAGCTAAAAGTTTTCTGGTCAAATCAGAGCCAAAATTGGAAGCAATGATTGAGTGA